A genome region from Candidatus Cloacimonadota bacterium includes the following:
- a CDS encoding response regulator, giving the protein MESRILLVDDDRLLREVIGECLKHHQYSADMAEDAAAALKLFKPGRYKLAIIDLVMPGMSGLELMERLLAEDSELFCLIMTGYPTIDSAYKAMVEGASDYIIKPFNLSELITAIKQRLGS; this is encoded by the coding sequence ATGGAATCTAGAATTCTGCTCGTTGATGACGACCGTTTGCTAAGAGAAGTTATTGGAGAGTGTCTTAAACACCATCAATACTCTGCTGATATGGCCGAAGACGCCGCCGCCGCTTTAAAGCTGTTCAAACCTGGACGTTACAAACTTGCCATCATAGATTTGGTAATGCCTGGAATGAGTGGATTGGAACTAATGGAGAGATTATTGGCTGAGGATTCGGAGTTATTTTGCCTGATCATGACCGGATATCCTACAATCGACAGCGCCTACAAAGCGATGGTGGAGGGTGCTTCAGATTACATAATAAAGCCATTCAATCTCAGTGAACTGATCACCGCCATCAAGCAGCGTCTTGGATCATGA
- a CDS encoding D-alanine--D-alanine ligase, whose amino-acid sequence MKKILVLKGGNSPEREISLISGSEVAKALLLLNYNVSEIDPADYPRFSDLLMAIEAENPYMVFNGLHGGCGENGDLQAALQLAGIPFTGSLSKGSTLAMDKYIAKLIVSQEGVPVPKHILMRGNLLEDYNDPEDYKAFTETLGLPIIVKPNDAGSSVGISMVEDLSALKTAVDKAFKYCSSVLLEEYIPGRELTVSILNGKALPVVEIKPRAGWYDYTNKYTKGKTEYLAPAPIDEAIAHLAQLYAVRAFNALSCSVYGRVDFRLDNDKLYFLEVNTLPGMTALSLTPMAAKAAGIAFSDLLVTIIENSVARHVEVS is encoded by the coding sequence ATGAAAAAGATTCTTGTACTCAAGGGAGGCAATTCTCCCGAACGGGAAATATCCCTGATTAGCGGATCAGAGGTTGCCAAAGCTTTGCTCCTTTTGAATTATAACGTAAGTGAGATTGATCCTGCGGATTATCCCCGCTTTTCGGACTTGCTGATGGCCATCGAAGCTGAAAATCCCTATATGGTATTCAATGGTCTACATGGGGGTTGCGGCGAAAACGGAGATTTGCAGGCTGCCTTACAACTGGCTGGGATACCTTTCACAGGGTCACTTTCCAAGGGCTCCACTCTTGCTATGGATAAATACATCGCAAAGCTGATCGTGAGTCAGGAGGGAGTACCGGTTCCCAAACACATTTTGATGCGGGGCAATCTTTTGGAGGACTACAATGATCCGGAAGACTACAAAGCGTTTACCGAGACTTTGGGTTTACCCATCATAGTAAAGCCCAACGATGCCGGGAGCAGCGTGGGGATTAGCATGGTGGAAGATCTGTCCGCCTTGAAAACTGCGGTGGATAAAGCCTTCAAATACTGCTCTTCTGTACTTTTGGAGGAGTACATTCCCGGGCGCGAGCTTACGGTTAGCATTCTGAACGGTAAAGCCTTGCCGGTTGTGGAAATCAAACCACGAGCCGGCTGGTATGATTACACAAACAAATATACCAAAGGTAAAACGGAGTATCTGGCTCCTGCACCCATCGACGAAGCCATAGCGCATTTGGCTCAGCTATATGCTGTACGTGCCTTTAATGCTCTGTCCTGCTCAGTATATGGCAGAGTGGATTTTAGGCTGGACAACGATAAACTGTACTTTCTGGAAGTAAATACCCTGCCGGGGATGACGGCTCTCAGCCTTACTCCGATGGCAGCAAAGGCAGCAGGTATAGCTTTTAGCGACCTGCTGGTAACAATAATAGAAAACTCCGTGGCAAGACACGTGGAGGTATCATGA